In a single window of the Bacteroides acidifaciens genome:
- a CDS encoding fimbrillin family protein, with protein sequence MKLGKFLFMGSLSLFTLAACVSNDDKSEWNDGSQPISFTSSIQGLNTRAANAKWTTGDKVGIFMKAANGDLSTAIAANKLHTTDENGNLTASNAENALYYPTDGSSVDFVAYYPYVTSLTGTTYKVDVATQTDQPAIDLLYSDNAKGFAKGTSSTPQLQFAHMLSQIVFNIEKDATIPTLNGLKVTFKGLNTKADFTLADGKLSNAGTVADIAANVDVNGATATTIVLPATALSDIKVVFDLNGKSYTADYPQTVLDAGRKYVHKVKLSDSNGQPVIVMDAATITDWIEVPGGDIDVDFGGGSVTPGEVILLDESFNKGMGSFTIDNKNLPSELTFVWNHGVYNEVGYMKASGYKNPNKYATESWLVSPVIDLSKATTATLTFMHCDKNSAGTRTEEMTLWMTNASEENWEQVTIPNYGTGTTYDYVSSGEISLSKYAGKSMKFAFKYISTASSAVTWQIQNVKVVADGGSAVDPDPSEPDDSKPGEEVVFIEETFGDPVKEGNYYPNLDKYTGWTDTHNLTYTDPLQTASYSEASVRATSQMNGHVWFPASKDCALKISGFDTSKCTNLKLTYDITANKAGDQNVITVSTDKGDVAVPSKSVAQNTYQSVELTLPDDIIYVQFTSLSTKNTLGFRVDNVKLVGTGK encoded by the coding sequence ATGAAATTAGGGAAATTCTTATTTATGGGTTCATTATCACTCTTTACTCTTGCTGCATGTGTGAGTAATGATGATAAAAGTGAATGGAACGACGGGAGTCAGCCTATCAGCTTTACTTCTTCAATTCAGGGACTTAACACAAGGGCTGCCAATGCCAAGTGGACTACTGGTGATAAGGTCGGTATTTTTATGAAAGCTGCTAACGGAGACTTATCTACTGCAATTGCTGCGAATAAGTTACATACAACAGACGAAAATGGAAATTTGACTGCTTCTAATGCGGAAAATGCTTTGTATTATCCGACAGATGGTAGCTCTGTCGATTTTGTAGCATACTATCCTTATGTAACTTCTTTGACAGGAACTACATATAAGGTAGATGTTGCCACCCAAACAGATCAGCCGGCTATCGATCTTCTTTATTCAGACAATGCAAAAGGCTTTGCAAAAGGCACATCAAGTACTCCGCAGCTACAGTTTGCTCATATGTTGAGCCAAATTGTATTTAATATTGAAAAAGATGCTACTATTCCCACATTGAACGGGCTTAAAGTAACATTTAAAGGATTGAATACTAAGGCTGATTTTACATTGGCTGATGGTAAATTAAGTAATGCTGGAACTGTGGCTGATATTGCGGCTAATGTAGACGTGAATGGTGCTACTGCTACTACCATAGTATTACCGGCTACGGCGTTGAGCGATATAAAAGTTGTGTTTGATTTGAATGGAAAGTCTTATACAGCTGACTATCCACAGACTGTTCTGGACGCAGGACGTAAATATGTGCATAAAGTAAAACTGAGTGATAGTAATGGTCAGCCTGTGATTGTTATGGATGCTGCTACTATAACTGACTGGATTGAGGTGCCGGGTGGCGATATTGATGTAGACTTTGGTGGTGGTAGTGTAACTCCTGGAGAGGTGATTTTGCTGGATGAATCGTTTAATAAAGGTATGGGTTCATTTACTATTGATAATAAAAATCTTCCTTCTGAGCTAACTTTTGTTTGGAATCATGGCGTTTATAATGAGGTGGGTTATATGAAGGCATCTGGCTATAAAAATCCGAATAAATACGCAACAGAGAGTTGGCTGGTTTCTCCAGTTATTGATTTAAGTAAAGCTACTACTGCTACATTGACTTTTATGCACTGTGATAAAAATAGTGCTGGTACACGAACAGAAGAAATGACTTTGTGGATGACTAACGCTTCGGAAGAAAATTGGGAACAGGTAACAATTCCTAATTATGGAACAGGAACTACTTATGATTATGTTTCATCCGGAGAAATCAGTTTGTCTAAATATGCAGGTAAATCTATGAAATTTGCTTTTAAATATATTAGTACAGCGTCTTCTGCTGTTACTTGGCAAATTCAAAATGTAAAGGTAGTGGCTGATGGTGGTAGTGCAGTTGATCCGGACCCATCAGAACCAGATGATTCAAAACCGGGAGAAGAGGTTGTATTTATAGAAGAAACTTTTGGGGATCCAGTAAAAGAGGGTAATTATTATCCTAATCTAGATAAATATACAGGATGGACTGATACACATAATCTTACTTACACAGATCCATTGCAAACTGCTAGTTATAGCGAAGCCTCTGTAAGAGCAACTAGTCAAATGAATGGTCATGTTTGGTTTCCTGCATCAAAAGATTGTGCATTGAAAATTTCAGGATTTGACACAAGCAAATGCACTAATTTGAAGCTTACATATGACATTACTGCTAATAAGGCTGGTGATCAGAATGTAATAACAGTGAGTACAGATAAGGGAGACGTAGCAGTTCCGAGTAAATCTGTTGCTCAGAACACATATCAATCGGTAGAACTAACTTTGCCGGATGATATAATTTATGTTCAGTTTACAAGTTTGAGCACAAAGAATACTCTTGGTTTCCGTGTCGATAATGTAAAGTTGGTCGGAACAGGTAAATGA
- a CDS encoding AMP-dependent synthetase/ligase, with amino-acid sequence MTYHHLSVLVHRQAEKYGNKVALRYRDYETAQWIPITWNQFSGTVRQAANALVALGVEEQENIGIFSQNKPEWFYVDFGAFANRAVTIPFYATSSPAQAQYIINDAQIRYLFVGEQFQYDAAFSIFGFCTSLQQLIIFDRSVMKDPRDVSSIYFDEFMAMGEGLPHNDTVEERTERASYDDLANILYTSGTTGEPKGVMLHHSCYLEQFQTHDDRLTTMSDKDVSMNFLPLTHVFEKAWCYFCIHKGVQICINLRPADIQTTIKEIRPTLMCSVPRFWEKVYAGVQEKINETTGLKKALMLDAIRVGKIHNLDYLRLGKTPPVMNQLKYKFYEKTIYALLKKTIGIENGNFFPTAGAAVPDEINEFVHSVGINMVVGYGLTESTATVSCTLPVGYDIGSVGVVLPGIEVKIGEDNEILLRGKTITKGYYKKAEATAAAIDSDGWFHTGDAGYFKNGQLFLTERIKDLFKTSNGKYIAPQALETKLVIDRYIDQIAIIADQRKFVSALIVPVYGYVKEYAKEKGIEYKDMADLLQHPKIVGLFRARIETLQQQFAHYEQIKRFTLLPEPFSMERGELTNTLKLKRSVVSENYKDLIEKMYEENA; translated from the coding sequence ATGACTTATCATCATTTATCTGTCTTAGTCCATCGTCAGGCTGAAAAATATGGCAACAAGGTAGCTCTGAGATATCGCGACTATGAGACAGCACAATGGATTCCGATTACCTGGAATCAGTTCTCCGGAACGGTGAGACAGGCGGCCAACGCACTTGTGGCACTAGGAGTAGAGGAACAAGAAAATATCGGAATCTTTTCGCAGAATAAACCTGAATGGTTTTATGTAGACTTTGGAGCATTTGCTAATCGGGCTGTTACTATTCCGTTCTATGCAACCAGTTCTCCGGCGCAAGCACAATATATTATCAATGATGCACAAATACGTTATCTTTTTGTAGGTGAGCAATTCCAGTATGATGCTGCTTTCAGTATCTTCGGTTTTTGTACTTCCCTGCAACAACTGATTATCTTTGACCGTTCGGTGATGAAGGATCCTCGTGACGTATCCTCTATCTATTTTGACGAATTTATGGCGATGGGAGAGGGACTGCCTCACAATGATACGGTAGAAGAGCGTACCGAACGGGCTTCATACGATGATTTGGCAAACATTCTCTATACATCCGGCACAACGGGTGAACCGAAGGGCGTCATGCTTCATCATTCCTGTTATCTGGAACAGTTTCAAACACACGATGACCGTTTGACAACGATGTCGGATAAGGATGTGTCTATGAATTTCCTCCCCTTGACACACGTGTTTGAGAAAGCATGGTGTTATTTTTGTATTCATAAAGGAGTGCAGATTTGTATCAATCTCCGTCCGGCGGATATTCAGACAACGATTAAGGAAATTCGTCCGACGCTGATGTGTAGTGTTCCCCGTTTCTGGGAGAAAGTGTATGCAGGCGTACAGGAGAAAATAAACGAAACAACAGGGTTGAAGAAAGCACTGATGCTTGATGCTATCCGGGTAGGTAAAATCCATAATCTGGATTATCTGCGTTTGGGTAAGACTCCTCCGGTGATGAATCAACTGAAATATAAATTCTACGAAAAGACCATCTACGCTCTACTGAAGAAAACAATTGGTATTGAGAATGGTAACTTTTTCCCGACTGCCGGTGCTGCCGTACCTGATGAAATCAATGAATTCGTCCATTCGGTAGGAATCAATATGGTGGTAGGATATGGGTTGACAGAATCTACGGCTACTGTATCCTGTACGTTGCCCGTAGGCTATGACATCGGTTCGGTAGGTGTCGTATTACCCGGAATTGAAGTGAAGATAGGTGAGGATAATGAAATCCTGCTTCGCGGTAAGACTATTACAAAAGGATATTATAAGAAAGCGGAAGCTACGGCTGCTGCCATTGATTCCGACGGATGGTTTCACACGGGGGATGCGGGTTACTTCAAGAATGGTCAGCTTTTCCTGACGGAACGTATCAAGGATTTGTTCAAGACTTCGAATGGCAAGTATATTGCTCCGCAGGCTTTGGAAACGAAACTGGTCATCGACCGGTATATCGACCAGATTGCCATTATTGCCGATCAGCGTAAGTTTGTCTCCGCTCTGATTGTTCCTGTATATGGATATGTGAAAGAGTATGCAAAGGAGAAAGGTATCGAATACAAAGATATGGCTGATTTGTTGCAGCATCCTAAGATTGTAGGTTTGTTCCGTGCGCGGATAGAGACCTTGCAACAGCAGTTTGCGCATTACGAGCAAATCAAACGTTTCACTTTGCTTCCTGAACCATTCAGCATGGAACGTGGGGAACTGACTAATACGTTGAAGTTGAAGCGTTCGGTTGTTTCGGAAAATTATAAGGACTTGATTGAAAAGATGTATGAAGAAAACGCATAG
- a CDS encoding porin produces the protein MSRITTTVVTLLLATSVFGQAKEDAGDGKKQEMKTMEFKDYLPEIHGTIRGKYEYQTETQESRFEVRNARFSVSGNVHPLVAYKAEIDLSDEGSIKMLDAYARVFPLQDLNFTIGQMRVPFTIDAHRSPHQQYFANRSFIAKQVGNVRDVGFTTAYINKGSVPFILEGGLFNGSGLTNQKEWHKTLNYSVKAQLLPDKNWNVTLSTQMIKPEDVRINVYDVGIYYQNNRFHIEAEYLYKMYGHETFKDVHAVNSFINYDLPLKKVFNKISFLARYDMMTDHSDGRKDERTKALIINDYARHRVTGGITLSLSKAFIADLRLNFEKYFYKKSGVPKESEQDKIVIEFMTRF, from the coding sequence ATGAGTAGAATCACAACAACAGTCGTTACGCTTTTGCTAGCGACATCGGTCTTCGGACAGGCCAAGGAAGATGCCGGGGATGGTAAAAAGCAGGAGATGAAAACAATGGAATTTAAAGATTATCTGCCTGAAATTCATGGAACCATCCGAGGAAAATATGAATACCAGACGGAAACGCAGGAAAGCCGTTTCGAGGTACGTAATGCGCGTTTCAGCGTTTCAGGAAATGTGCATCCGTTGGTGGCTTATAAAGCGGAAATCGACCTTTCGGACGAAGGCTCTATTAAAATGCTTGATGCCTATGCGCGTGTCTTTCCGCTGCAAGACTTGAATTTTACGATTGGACAAATGCGTGTTCCTTTCACGATAGACGCACATCGCTCTCCCCATCAACAATATTTCGCAAACCGTTCGTTCATTGCCAAACAAGTCGGGAATGTACGCGATGTTGGTTTTACTACGGCTTATATAAATAAAGGAAGCGTCCCATTTATCCTTGAAGGAGGATTATTCAACGGTTCCGGCTTGACGAATCAGAAAGAATGGCATAAGACGTTGAATTATTCGGTGAAAGCGCAACTGTTGCCTGATAAGAATTGGAATGTAACACTCAGCACCCAAATGATAAAACCGGAAGATGTACGAATCAATGTGTATGATGTTGGTATTTATTATCAGAATAACCGTTTCCATATTGAAGCAGAATACTTATATAAGATGTATGGGCACGAAACGTTCAAGGATGTGCATGCTGTGAATAGTTTCATTAATTACGATTTACCATTGAAAAAGGTATTCAACAAGATTTCATTTCTTGCCCGTTATGACATGATGACGGATCATAGTGACGGCAGGAAAGATGAAAGAACCAAGGCTTTGATAATCAATGATTATGCCCGCCATCGTGTGACAGGCGGAATCACACTAAGTCTTTCTAAAGCCTTTATCGCTGACCTGCGGCTGAATTTCGAAAAATATTTCTATAAGAAGTCCGGTGTACCTAAAGAATCCGAACAGGATAAGATCGTAATTGAATTTATGACGAGATTCTGA
- a CDS encoding MgtC/SapB family protein, giving the protein MEQLYNYVPRELVTFVLVTLFSLLIGLSQRRISLKREGETTLFGTDRTFTFIGILGYLLYILDPTDMRLFMGGGAVLGLLLGLNYYVKQSQFHVFGVTTIIIALITYCMAPIVATQPSWFYVMVIVTVLLLTELKHTFTEFAQRMKNDEMITLAKFLAISGIILPMLPNKNLIPDIKLTPYSIWLATVVVSGISYLSYLLKRYVFHESGTLVSGIIGGLYSSTATISVLARKSRKASEQEATEYVGAMLLAVSMMFLRFMILILIFSREIFLSIYPYLLIMSVVAAVVGWFIHSRQKRPKGRSATEEDDDSSNPLEFKVALIFAVLFVVFTILTHYTLVYAGTGGLNLLSFVSGFSDITPFILNLLQNTGSVAVLVITACSMQAIISNILVNMLYALFFAGKGSRLRPWILGGFGVVIGCNLVLLLFFYL; this is encoded by the coding sequence ATGGAACAGTTGTACAATTATGTGCCGCGGGAATTGGTTACTTTTGTATTGGTAACCTTGTTCTCTTTATTAATCGGACTCTCGCAACGCCGGATCAGTTTGAAACGTGAGGGAGAAACGACTCTTTTCGGAACCGACCGTACTTTTACTTTCATAGGTATATTGGGATACCTGCTCTATATACTGGATCCTACCGATATGCGTTTGTTTATGGGTGGTGGCGCAGTGCTGGGCTTATTGTTGGGATTAAACTATTATGTGAAGCAATCCCAGTTCCATGTCTTTGGCGTTACAACTATTATCATTGCCTTGATTACGTATTGTATGGCTCCCATTGTGGCTACACAACCTTCCTGGTTCTACGTCATGGTGATAGTGACTGTACTTTTATTGACTGAACTCAAACACACCTTCACCGAGTTTGCCCAACGCATGAAGAATGACGAAATGATAACGTTGGCAAAATTCCTGGCCATCAGTGGCATTATATTGCCTATGCTTCCGAATAAGAATCTGATTCCTGATATAAAACTGACCCCTTATTCTATTTGGCTGGCAACGGTTGTGGTATCCGGTATCTCCTATCTTTCTTATCTGCTGAAGCGGTATGTATTCCATGAATCGGGAACTTTGGTTTCCGGCATTATTGGTGGATTGTATAGCAGTACGGCTACTATCTCGGTGCTGGCCCGTAAGAGCCGGAAAGCCTCGGAACAAGAAGCTACCGAATATGTGGGCGCCATGTTGCTGGCTGTTAGCATGATGTTCTTGCGTTTTATGATACTGATACTTATCTTTAGCAGGGAAATCTTCCTTTCTATTTATCCGTATTTGCTGATTATGTCAGTCGTAGCAGCCGTTGTGGGATGGTTTATCCATTCCCGGCAAAAACGCCCGAAAGGTCGGTCTGCTACCGAAGAAGACGATGATAGCAGCAACCCGTTGGAGTTCAAGGTAGCATTGATTTTTGCCGTACTTTTTGTAGTCTTTACTATTCTGACTCACTATACATTGGTTTATGCCGGTACAGGCGGACTGAATCTTCTTTCTTTTGTATCAGGCTTTAGCGATATCACGCCTTTCATATTAAACCTGTTGCAAAATACAGGCAGTGTTGCTGTGCTGGTTATTACGGCTTGTAGCATGCAGGCTATCATCAGTAATATACTAGTTAATATGCTCTATGCGCTGTTTTTTGCCGGAAAGGGGAGCAGACTCCGCCCTTGGATTTTGGGAGGATTCGGTGTGGTGATTGGCTGTAATCTTGTTTTGTTACTATTCTTCTATCTTTAA
- the prfB gene encoding peptide chain release factor 2 (programmed frameshift), translating into MITIEQLKDVKERTDALRRYLDVDGKKIQVEEEQLRTQAPGFWDDQKRAEAQMKLVKDLQKWIDGYNEVKTLADELELSFDFYKEELVTEEDVDAAYAKAYEAVEALELKNMLRDEADQMACVLKINSGAGGTESQDWASMLMRMYLRYAETNGYKATIANLQEGDEAGIKTCTINIEGDFAYGYLKGENGVHRLVRVSPYNAQGKRMTSFASVFVTPLVDDSIEVNILPANISWDTFRSGGAGGQNVNKVESGVRLRYQYKDPYTGEEEEILIENTETRDQPKNRENAMRQLRSILYDKELQHRMAEQAKVEAGKKKIEWGSQIRSYVFDDRRVKDHRTNYQTSDVNGVMDGKIDGFVKAYLMEFSSQES; encoded by the exons ATGATTACTATTGAACAACTTAAAGACGTGAAAGAGCGCACTGATGCGCTGAGGAGGTATCTT GACGTCGACGGGAAGAAAATTCAAGTCGAAGAAGAACAATTAAGGACACAAGCTCCGGGATTCTGGGATGACCAAAAGAGAGCCGAAGCTCAAATGAAACTGGTGAAAGACCTGCAAAAGTGGATTGACGGCTATAATGAAGTCAAGACGCTGGCAGACGAACTCGAACTGTCTTTTGATTTCTATAAGGAAGAATTGGTGACTGAGGAAGATGTGGACGCAGCTTATGCGAAAGCTTACGAAGCTGTAGAAGCACTCGAACTCAAAAATATGCTTCGCGATGAAGCCGACCAGATGGCTTGCGTATTGAAAATCAATTCCGGTGCCGGTGGTACGGAAAGTCAGGACTGGGCTTCCATGCTGATGCGTATGTATTTGCGTTATGCCGAAACAAACGGCTATAAAGCTACCATTGCCAACCTTCAGGAAGGCGATGAGGCGGGAATTAAAACCTGTACAATCAATATCGAAGGAGATTTTGCTTACGGTTATCTGAAGGGGGAAAATGGCGTACACCGCCTGGTTCGCGTTTCTCCATACAATGCACAAGGCAAACGTATGACTTCCTTTGCTTCCGTATTCGTCACTCCATTGGTAGATGATAGCATTGAGGTGAATATCCTGCCTGCCAATATCTCGTGGGATACATTCCGGAGTGGTGGTGCCGGCGGACAGAATGTGAACAAGGTGGAATCCGGTGTCCGTCTGCGTTATCAGTACAAAGACCCTTATACGGGCGAGGAAGAAGAAATCCTGATTGAAAATACCGAAACCCGTGACCAGCCGAAGAACCGTGAGAATGCAATGCGCCAATTGCGCTCTATCTTATATGATAAGGAGTTGCAGCACCGCATGGCAGAACAGGCAAAGGTGGAAGCTGGCAAGAAGAAGATTGAATGGGGCTCACAGATACGAAGCTATGTATTTGATGACCGCCGTGTGAAAGACCATCGTACCAACTATCAGACTTCGGACGTGAACGGAGTGATGGACGGTAAGATAGATGGCTTTGTCAAAGCCTATCTGATGGAATTTTCCTCACAAGAGTCATAA
- a CDS encoding fimbrillin family protein, with protein sequence MGKRHVLYAIVLLLALGSCTKEAQQETESGKQQFVRFTSVVEGTYTRAAGASWAPSDAIGVYMKKNGSELSASSIVGEGDNVEYFTENGDGNFLPASTYLSFPDDGTKVDFIAYYPHQETINNFIYPVDVTNQASPEAIDLLYADKLEGIGERSNALNLSFSHQLARLVFNIKSVEGTSLSGLTVSISGVKTKGEFKLADGTLTINTDSEGVVDMHMVRGEGLIAEAILLPEGTLVDVELVLNQDGKTHKQPLPNLMLEKGHTYTYTVNFKNGEGQVDPEAKYAKWRETPVITESQLKDPKIMYVIHDMPNSMVDPVSKKKLRNYSMLYDTNLKFAYWVAYPLFKNALGNSGRTEAWQYDPSISSNLQADLKKSFGNGYDRGHQIPSGDRTCDKATNNTTFYYSNMTPQVGSKMNQTIWAALENKVREWIPASDTLFVVTGAMPPKSNIQYMKEMAVPEYYFKALARKVNGIFYTIAFKMGNQNYTGTNYMNEARSVEQLEQETGFTFFPTLDAQAKKLDKSKWQ encoded by the coding sequence ATGGGAAAAAGACATGTGTTGTATGCCATAGTGTTACTATTGGCGTTAGGTTCTTGCACTAAGGAAGCGCAGCAAGAAACAGAGAGTGGGAAACAGCAGTTTGTACGTTTCACCTCGGTGGTTGAAGGTACGTACACAAGAGCGGCCGGAGCTTCGTGGGCTCCAAGTGACGCTATCGGTGTTTATATGAAAAAAAATGGGTCTGAACTAAGTGCAAGTTCCATTGTTGGTGAAGGTGATAATGTCGAATACTTCACAGAGAATGGTGATGGTAATTTCTTGCCAGCATCAACCTATCTTTCTTTTCCGGATGATGGCACTAAAGTCGATTTTATAGCATATTATCCACATCAGGAAACAATTAACAACTTTATTTATCCGGTTGATGTAACGAATCAGGCATCTCCAGAGGCAATTGATTTATTATATGCTGATAAGTTGGAAGGAATTGGTGAACGCTCCAATGCGCTTAATCTTTCTTTTTCACATCAATTAGCCCGTCTAGTATTCAATATCAAGAGTGTAGAAGGTACTTCGTTGAGTGGATTGACAGTGTCTATTTCGGGTGTGAAGACTAAAGGAGAATTTAAGTTGGCAGACGGGACGCTAACGATCAATACGGATTCTGAAGGAGTGGTGGATATGCATATGGTAAGAGGTGAGGGATTGATAGCTGAGGCTATTTTGTTACCCGAAGGTACTCTTGTTGATGTAGAACTGGTGCTCAATCAGGATGGAAAGACTCATAAACAACCTTTGCCTAATCTCATGTTGGAGAAAGGACATACTTATACCTACACCGTAAACTTTAAAAACGGTGAGGGACAAGTCGATCCTGAGGCTAAATATGCTAAATGGAGAGAAACTCCTGTCATTACAGAAAGTCAATTGAAAGATCCTAAAATAATGTACGTCATACATGATATGCCTAACTCAATGGTAGATCCAGTCTCTAAAAAGAAATTGCGCAACTATAGTATGCTTTATGATACGAACTTGAAGTTTGCTTATTGGGTGGCTTATCCTTTGTTTAAGAATGCATTGGGTAACTCAGGTAGAACTGAAGCGTGGCAGTACGACCCTAGTATTTCTTCAAACTTGCAGGCTGATTTGAAGAAAAGTTTTGGGAATGGTTACGACAGAGGACATCAGATTCCTAGTGGTGACCGTACATGTGATAAAGCTACTAATAATACTACTTTTTATTATTCGAATATGACTCCACAAGTCGGATCGAAAATGAATCAAACTATTTGGGCCGCATTGGAAAACAAAGTACGTGAGTGGATTCCTGCTTCAGATACGCTTTTTGTTGTAACTGGCGCAATGCCGCCTAAAAGTAATATTCAATATATGAAGGAGATGGCTGTGCCTGAATATTACTTTAAAGCGCTGGCTCGTAAGGTGAATGGGATATTCTATACAATAGCTTTTAAAATGGGTAATCAAAATTATACGGGCACTAACTATATGAATGAGGCCCGTTCTGTTGAACAGTTGGAACAAGAAACAGGCTTTACTTTCTTCCCGACTTTGGATGCTCAGGCTAAAAAGTTGGATAAATCAAAATGGCAATAA
- a CDS encoding CYTH domain-containing protein produces MAQEIERKFLVSGEFKPFAFAQSRIVQGYISSARGRTVRVRIRDNRGYLTIKGASNASGTSRYEWEKELPLSEAEELMKLCEPGIIDKTRYLVRSGEHIFEVDEFYGENDGLIVAEVELESEYEAFVKPDFIGEEVTGDIRYYNSQLMKKPYKTW; encoded by the coding sequence ATGGCACAAGAAATAGAACGTAAATTTTTAGTTTCCGGAGAATTCAAACCTTTTGCATTTGCGCAGAGCCGTATTGTGCAAGGGTATATCAGCAGTGCTCGCGGGAGAACTGTCCGGGTCCGTATTCGTGACAACAGAGGTTATCTGACTATTAAGGGAGCGTCTAATGCTTCCGGCACTAGTCGCTACGAGTGGGAAAAGGAACTCCCTCTGTCTGAAGCGGAAGAACTGATGAAACTTTGCGAACCGGGTATCATTGATAAAACCCGTTATCTGGTGCGCAGCGGCGAACATATATTTGAAGTTGACGAGTTTTATGGTGAGAACGACGGTCTTATCGTGGCGGAAGTGGAGCTTGAATCTGAGTATGAGGCTTTTGTAAAACCGGACTTTATCGGTGAAGAGGTGACGGGAGATATACGCTATTACAACTCCCAACTAATGAAAAAACCGTATAAAACGTGGTGA